In Ochotona princeps isolate mOchPri1 chromosome 22, mOchPri1.hap1, whole genome shotgun sequence, the following are encoded in one genomic region:
- the PLAGL2 gene encoding zinc finger protein PLAGL2: MTTFFTSVPPWIQDAKQEEEVGWKLVPRPRGREVESQVKCQCEISGPPFSSGEKPHSLPHIEQRPYSCPQLHCGKAFASKYKLYRHMATHSAQKPHQCMYCDKMFHRKDHLRNHLQTHDPNKEALHCSECGKNYNTKLGYRRHLAMHAASSGDLSCKVCLQTFESTQALLEHLKAHSRRVAGGAKEKKHPCDHCDRRFYTRKDVRRHLVVHTGRKDFLCQYCAQRFGRKDHLTRHVKKSHSQELLKIKTEPVDMLGLLSCSSTVSVKEELSPVLCMASRDVMGAKAFPSMLPMGMYGAHIPTMPSTGMPHSLVHNTLPMGMSYPLESSPISSPAQLPPKYQLGSTSYLPDKLPKVEVDSFLAELPGSLSLPSAEPQPASPQPAAAALLDEALLAKSPANLSEALCAANVDFSHLLGFLPLNLPPCNPPGATGGLVMGYSQAEAQPLLTTLQAQPPESPGAGGPLNFGPLHSLPPVFTSGLSTTTLPRFHQAFQ, from the exons TCAAGATGCaaagcaggaggaggaagtgggctGGAAACTAGTTCCCAGGCCTCGGGGCCGGGAGGTAGAGAGTCAAGTGAAGTGCCAATGTGAAATCTCTGGGCCGCCCTTCTCCAGCGGGGAGAAGCCTCACAGCCTCCCGCACATCGAGCAGAGACCATATAGCTGCCCTCAGCTGCACTGTGGCAAGGCTTTTGCCTCGAAGTACAAGCTGTATAG GCACATGGCCACCCATTCAGCCCAGAAACCCCACCAGTGCATGTACTGTGATAAGATGTTTCATCGCAAGGACCATCTGCGGAATCACCTGCAGACCCACGACCCCAACAAAGAGGCCCTCCACTGTTCTGAGTGTGGTAAGAATTACAATACCAAGCTGGGTTACCGGCGCCATCTGGCCATGCACGCTGCCAGCAGTGGTGACCTCAGCTGCAAGGTGTGCCTGCAGACATTCGAGAGCACCCAGGCGCTGCTGGAGCACCTGAAGGCCCACTCCCGCCGGGTCGCAGGCGGTGCCAAGGAGAAGAAGCACCCCTGCGACCATTGCGACCGGCGCTTCTACACACGGAAGGATGTGCGGCGGCACCTGGTGGTGCACACAGGCCGCAAGGACTTCCTGTGCCAGTATTGTGCCCAGCGATTTGGGCGCAAGGACCACCTGACACGTCACGTCAAGAAGAGCCACTCGCAGGAGCTGCTCAAGATCAAGACCGAGCCTGTGGACATGCTGGGCCTGCTCAGCTGCAGCTCCACGGTCAGCGTGAAGGAGGAGCTGAGCCCCGTGCTGTGCATGGCCTCGCGGGACGTGATGGGGGCCAAGGCCTTCCCAAGCATGTTGCCCATGGGCATGTATGGCGCCCACATCCCTACCATGCCTAGCACGGGCATGCCGCACTCCCTGGTACACAACACGCTGCCCATGGGCATGAGCTACCCTCTGGAGTCCTCGCCTATCTCCTccccagctcagctccctccGAAATACCAGCTTGGATCTACCTCATACTTGCCCGATAAATTGCCCAAAGTGGAGGTGGACAGTTTCCTGGCAGAGCTCCCCGGAAGCCTGTCTCTCCCGTCGGCTGagccccagcctgcctccccTCAGCCGGCAGCGGCGGCCCTCCTCGATGAAGCACTGCTCGCCAAGAGCCCCGCCAACCTCTCCGAGGCCCTGTGCGCTGCTAATGTGGACTTCTCCCACCTCCTGGGCTTTCTGCCCCTCAACCTGCCCCCATGCAACCCACCCGGGGCCACAGGAGGCCTGGTGATGGGCTACTCCCAGGCGGAAGCACAGCCCCTGCTCACCACTCTGCAAGCTCAGCCTCCCGAGTCCCCAGGAGCCGGGGGACCCCTGaactttgggcctctgcactcctTGCCACCCGTCTTCACCTCGGGCCTGAGTACCACCACCCTGCCTCGGTTCCACCAAGCATTCCAGTAG
- the LOC101527141 gene encoding putative testis-specific Y-encoded-like protein 3, producing the protein MADEGTGALESAAHPPADPAQDGDVSPAPAACSGEMEDPGRPDPAAGPGRWEAASAATVPDLQDDTVGKEAPETCGADEWGALPGAGGRAEDVTTEKGAIFMEEVEKPVGEEKLEVGAADVLGDPGPFNLERLIVDPLEAIQWELEAVSAQADRAYLRLERRFGRMRRLHLARRSFIIQNIPGFWVTAFLNHPQLAAMISPRDEDMLGYLMNLEVRELRHARMGCKFKFRFWSNPYFRNKVIVKEYECGASGRVVSVATRIRWHRGQEPPALVHRNRDTVRSFFSWFSQHSLPEADRVAQIIKDDLWPNPLQYYLLGERPRRARRGLARWPTEAPTRPYGFQSG; encoded by the coding sequence ATGGCGGACGAGGGCACCGGGGCCTTGGAGAGTGCCGCGCACCCGCCAGCTGACCCCGCCCAGGACGGGGACGTGAGCCCGGCCCCTGCCGCCTGCTCCGGAGAAATGGAGGACCCAGGGCGCCCCGAtcctgcagctggccctgggcgCTGGGAAGCGGCCTCTGCGGCGACTGTCCCTGACCTGCAAGACGACACGGTGGGGAAGGAGGCCCCAGAAACCTGTGGCGCAGACGAGTGGGGGGCTCTCCCCGGAGCCGGTGGGAGGGCCGAGGATGTGACCACCGAGAAGGGAGCCATCTTCATGGAGGAAGTGGAGAAACCGGTGGGGGAGGAGAAGCTAGAGGTGGGCGCCGCCGATGTCCTTGGGGACCCAGGCCCTTTCAACCTCGAACGCCTAATTGTAGACCCACTGGAGGCcatccagtgggagctggaggCGGTCAGCGCCCAGGCCGACAGGGCCTACCTGCGGCTGGAGCGCCGCTTTGGGCGGATGCGCCGGTTGCACCTAGCCCGGAGGAGCTTCATCATCCAGAATATTCCGGGCTTCTGGGTCACTGCCTTCCTAAACCACCCGCAGCTGGCAGCCATGATCAGTCCTCGAGATGAAGACATGCTCGGCTATCTGATGAACTTGGAGGTGAGGGAGCTCAGGCACGCCAGGATGGGTTGCAAGTTCAAGTTCCGGTTTTGGAGCAACCCGTACTTCCGAAATAAGGTGATCGTGAAGGAGTACGAGTGTGGAGCCTCGGGCCGGGTGGTGTCCGTGGCCACTCGCATCCGCTGGCACCGGGGCCAGGAACCACCGGCCCTAGTGCACCGCAACCGGGACACTGTCCGCAGTTTCTTTAGCTGGTTCTCCCAGCACAGCTTGCCTGAGGCTGACAGGGTGGCCCAGATCATCAAAGATGACCTGTGGCCCAACCCCCTGCAGTACTACCTCCTGGGGGAGAGACCCCGCAGGGCTAGGCGTGGCCTGGCCAGATGGCCTACAGAGGCCCCTACCCGGCCCTATGGGTTCCAATCTGGCTAA